TTCGTCTCCTGGGTCATGTTCTACGCCTCTTCGCCAGCAGTTCTTTCATCGCAGACAGCTGCTGGCTCACAGCTCCAAAGCTGATGCGATTCAGGGGCAAACGTCAATTGGGACTAAATCTAGACTCCCCCACTCGCCGGCCTCAAACCGTTTAGACTGGCTTGGCCTAAATTTGGTCCGGCCTCTGTGAATCGAGTTTCAGGTCCTCCGCCGGAGGGGCAGCCCTCGACCTTTGCTCATCTCAGCGGCCAATCTTTAACCGGAATCGGAGGTCGCGAGGTGGTTGCTTTTGCGGTTTCaggtttggactttggagtttggagagTCGGTCGCACCCAGGCGTTCGGCTTGTTAAATTGAGCCGACGATCTCTCCATCCATATCTCAACGTTCACGCACTCATAATAACATCAAAATGGCATAATTCCTTGATCATGATAACCTGCAGTCTGGGCTCCTAGAGCTTGTCTCCTTCTCGGGAGGTCGGGGGCACTTGCTCTGTATCAGCACGGCCCTCTCCGGACTGAGCAAAGTTCGTCTTCAGCCCACAGTTCACACGTGGGGATCGTGGTACTATGTCTCGGTATTCCTCCACCTGTCACTCACCCGACTCCTTGCTTTTCGCGCTGCATAAATTCTCCGTCTGCCGATACGGGCATACTTGCAGCCTTGCAGCCTGGGGTCCTGGGAGACATCCACACCTGGTGACCTGAGGAATCAATCTCGCCGTCCCCGCCAGGTTGGCGCAATTTCTTGCAGAATGCAGAAGCATCCGTATTTGGGCGGTAATGGTACGCACCAGGAAATTGGATGTCCGACATGAGTTCTGCGTTAAATTGCTGTACAACATTCAGCTATCCACATCGTCAAGACACTGAAAATTGGCTGACTGATTGGTCGCTCCAATCATTCTGTTCGAACCAAATTCCATTCCCCAAAGACGCTAACAACGGAGAGTTTGGCCCGGCTTTGGCCTGGCCTTCTTGCACAGATCCTGCTGCCCCTgactgactctgactctggccAGGTAGTCACCAACCTTGTTCTCGACCCTCAAGCCACCATTAGTATTACAAGACGGGATATCATCATTTGCTGTCATTCATGTTCGTTTTCTCGCTACATACAAAATTGCAGAAAATCGACCGGCGCTCCCTACCTAATCTAAAATGATTTCGCACGCTGGCCATCAAAGATGGACCCATCTCATAAGTACCCCGGGACACCTTGTCAGCCAAGGTGTGACGCTGACGGGGTCGCTGACGCagaagcagatgcagatgcagaagcaCTTCTTGTTGACTCGGCATCCCTGGTCTTGAAAGGCAGGACAATGCACGGACTGCTTGGACACACCTTGTCGCGCTGGAGATTCTTGAACTTTGGTCCATTGGGTCCTCCGGAGTACTTTGCTTGTCCGAATAATTCTGGTCCTCCCTGGAGCGCGTCGTCTCCCCATTTCCCGTTGAAATCCAGCCATTTGACCGGGTAGCTAGAGTCGTAGGCTTCAAATGTCTGCGTGTCTGCCGCATAGCTATACGCATATGCTCCCGAGGTCGGATCCCACAAAACACCCTGGTCGGTTTGGTCAACGAGGAATCCGACCGGGAGGTCAACGCCTGGAATTGTGTGGTCGTGACCTCTGACGAAATTATTAACGTGGCTCTCAGTTGAGAAAGGTCCGGAATGAACACTCACCCAGTGCTGGAGTAGACGGCATGGGTTCCATTCCCAGAGTACGCAACTGGTCGCTTTCCCTGCTTTTCCGTCGCATCATACGTGAAAGCCTGTCCCGAAGCGTGTTGACTGTACCAGATGGCCTGCGGAGTACCATCCTTGAATCGGATCATGTTATGCTCCCTGCAACAAACATCATTAGATTCAGGCACAGATGTCGGGCAACTTGACGCACCAGTCCCCAACGTGGTTACCAAATTCCATCCCGAGAACCGTATTGCCCAGGTTATAACTATTTGCCGGTCAGAACGACGACTCCTCGGGTAATAGACGAGTCGGATATTAATCGAACTCACGAATAGAAATAGAAGTAGAACGCATCtacatctccctctccatgaTCGTTCAAGACAATGATCGACGAAACGTCGTTCGCTTGGCCGTTATCATCGATATCCGTGCCGAAAATCCAGTCGGGCTGCGGGTCGGCATCGATCCCTTCTTCCGAAGTCAAATACACACTTTCGTTGCCCGCGGCATTGAGTTGGTCCAGATTATCCAGGGTGAGTGGCGTCTGGATGTCCTCAATGGGATTGTAGTCTACCTCCGGCACGACATGGTTGAGATGCTCGGCAAAGCCGGAAGGCCTGTACTGGTCTTCGCTATGAAGCCATACCAGAGGGGCTGAACTCGTCAGTTTCGAATGCTCGGATCTAACCAAATAAACTTACCATAGTCTAGCACGTAGTCAGGGAGAGCTGTCGCGGCCAGCGCAGCGTCCGCAGAACGGGGGAGGTTAAGGGCAGACATCCCTTGTATGTGGGAAGTTGAAGTTAAAGTAAACCTCACGTCTCGGATCCAACAATAAACAATGTCGAACTCGGTTACCCGAACCCAAATTCCTTCGGATGAACTACCTTATATATAGCCCAAGCGGAGAAGTCAAGCGACCTTTCCCTCCACCCTACAGACATCCAGGTTCGTTACATCGGACCTGCATAACACACTCACATGCCGATGATCACATCCCACATTCCAGgtactatattattagattgTAATCGTCAACGCGGACTCATCCACTCATAGCTCCCCGTGGCCGTAAGCAAAGGAAAGCCAAGCTTTCAATATTGCGCCAGATGGCGGCCAACGAACGCCTTTCTTGCTTCTCGTGCGCGGGAGATTAACTGCACTGGGGCTTTCCTTCTGGTTTTCGTAGTGCGATTCCACCGATTCCACCCCTTGGGGGCCAGACTACCCAGGTAAGTAAGATGCATAGGCATAGGGTAGTTAAGCATGATTCAAGCGCCTGCCAAATTCCATAGTAAGGTAGTAATTTGTTGTTAGTTTGCCCAGGTGATAGACATGGATGTCGGCCACCCCGTGATGGGGTTCTTGCTTTGGAGTCAGATGAGCGAATCATTCCGCTTCCTAAATCCCGGAATATTGAAATTCACTGCTGATACTACCCTACTACCTGTATTAGTGTCTTtagttctttcttttgtttacTCCAATATAAATTAAACCACGATTGTGCCGAGGTTTGTGGTTCACCCCACCCCGTGTTGaccaaatatatataagagtATGACTGACTTCAGTGTACCACAATCcatatcttaaatatatttatcagtAAAAACCCTAAATGAACTACTCGTTCGAACCAGAAACAGTTTCAAAAGCCTATAACTTATCCCCCTGGCCCTTCTTTGTTGCCGCTTCCGCCTGAgcctcctgctgcttctcccGCTCCTTTATAAGCTTAAAGATCCTCAAATCCAACGGAATCCGATCCCCCATCCACACTGCGCGCTGTGTATGATTCCTCTGGTCCTCATCTGGCGCGGAATTCGGGTGGATTAACACGCTCAGTGGACCCCGTTGTATGACAAGCCAGGGAATGAAGGCACCAAATTGCGCCGGTGTGAAGAGATTCACTTCGAACATAGCCACTGGGTGCGGGCCAATGGGCTTATCCCAGAACGTATATATTCGGAGTTCGGGGACTGGTTTGATATCTCTGTCAGCTTTAAACAATCTGCGGATATGGGAAAAGGGGACATACATTCCCGTCTGATCCGCTCCCATAGTGCCTTTGCGTAGGCTACTTGGTCTGGGTTATTCTGAAGTCTCGAGTCAGAACCGTAGCAATATCCTAAGAGCTAAGGATATGTCAAGGTAACGAGAGGAACTGACCTGAAAGTGGTAAATATGGATATCGAATCCTCCCCGGCGGTCCTTAGCCAGAGGATCGGGAAATTCCTCGTATGCTTTACTCAACACCCCATGCTGAGGGTTCTTTAGCGACTTTCCGTCCTCGTTTCTCTCTCTATGTGGCCGAATCAGCGGGGTGACGGTTTGAGAGCATGGTTGTGAGGGGTAATTGTTTCCACCATCCATTTCTTGGATGACACCATTCCATTTTCTGGAGACTTACTCGGAAAGTGGCTCGAGGTTCGCGTAGCCCTCTAGTGGGGAAGGATATGTGAAAGCGAATTGGTCTGTCATTTGGAGGGTAAAAGATGAGAAGAAGTTGGAACTGTTTGTGAGAACGATGGGCAAAGTTTGGGAGTTATAGATCTGATTAGATGCTACTACCATCTCAAAGTGGGCCGGCCGGCAGAGATGTATTCCGCGATCTGACAAAGTGCGGAACTAAGTAACTAAGCATGAGTACATATTTGTAATAATTAGAGGTTGATTTAGTCATCGATTGGAATTTTCTGCAGATGTATGCCTATTTCTGCTAGTAAATGAGATCTTAACTAGAAGTGTGTATGATATGCCATATTTAACTTGCCATGTTCAGGTGCGACCAAAAATGTACTGTGGAGATTCAATAGCGATCTGGAAGTAGATTGAGAAGTGGGCGCAAATCACAAACACCATGACAGGCCGTAATCGACATTGGGCTACCAAGAAGCCTTGACGTTAATATGACCGTCCCCATCTACAAATTTCCCGCGATCCCACTCTCGACCTTCACTCTTTGAAGACCACTTCACATTGTCCATTTCATCACTGTTCCCGGCGGCCGCTaagctgctgctcttccATCTTTCTACGATGTCGCTGTTAAAGCCTGCTTCACGTAACCTATCCTCGCCCTTCTGTTTCCAACGCGCCCGATCGCGTAGTGCTTCCAGTGAAAGTTCCCAGTCGTCCTCTCCAGTCATGAGTCCTGCTACAGGCCGGCGGGTTGGCCCGTTACCTGTTTGAGCATCATTATCGTCCGGTTGTACATCGAGAGACGGGTCATAGTCGTGGGCAAAATGAGCGTCAATGTTGCTCATGTTGGGCTTGTATGCCCCTCGCCCGCGAGAACGAAGCGGAGCCTCTTCCTTGGGTAAAGGACCGACAAGATCTTCCAAAGGATCCGACTCGTTCCCAGACACCTTGTCTCGAAATTCAGGCCGTGGGGTTCGGGCTTCTTTACGTCGTGAAGAGTCTTTGTCCTTGCGattctccctcctctctgGCGATCGAGAACGGGAAACAGAGCGCCTTCCGTGTCGGTGACGACGGTGAGATCCTGAATCCCTTTCACGTGGAGAGCGACTCCGCGACCTTGAATAGGATCGGTACCGGTGACTTCTTCGAGAGCGCCTGTGTCGGTCGTCATCCCGCCCACGCGACTCACGTTCCCGTCGAGATGTACGCGGTCGGGTCTTGTCTGCAGAGGTTGAACGGCTCCTATGCCTTCTCCGGTGAGATGAATGCCTGTCGTGCCGGTATTCCCTCTCCCGCCGTGAACCTCGATCGTCGGTTCTATGGGAGCGACGAGATCGGTGATCTCTACTATCATCGGGAGTCGAAGATGGAACCTGGTCCCGCATCTGGCGCATTCGTTCTCTGgattccctttcttccttcctctTGAGCGCCGCATTGTGATTGTCCGTCTCGTTAATAATATGACGGAGAAACCGAGTGTTAGGCTTGGGGGCAGAGCCTGCGCGCCTGTGGCAATTATTCATTAGATTCCGAAAATATGATATTCCAGTAGAGATATTCGTACCGTGGTGGTCTGTACGCCTCCATCCCGACAGTAGAGTACTTCACGGAGCTATCCCGAGCCTCCCTTGCGAGTACTTGGGCAACGTAGTCATCATTATCTGGGTCGCCGCTTGCTTTTCCTAGTCCTGCAGGCATGGTGTTGAGGGCGGGCGGCTGGAAGTATCGGGATatggggaggagggtaaGCTGAATTTTGGCTACATCACCCCAAATTTAAATCATGACCGCTGGTCTGTAATCCCGCATACGTGAATGGATCAAGTACGTCAGGTCAAACGTCAAAGGAAGGCATGATTGACTTTCTTTTAACTGTAGGAGTTGGGATACTTTCAATTGACGGGACAAACTCACCGCCCGGGCGTGAATGCAGTCGCCGCTAAATGTTTTGTTTACCTCCCCCCATTCTGCCGCGGGGTGCAGCTTCGCAATCATTGAGCGACAAGCCATCCTTGACTGCATAATTCCCTTTCCTTAGCCATATTCACCGGAGGGAAACGAATCTATTTTGCACATAATGTCTGAATTGAATGCCGCGCAAACGCGCCaacagcttcagcagcttgaAAAAGAACATGGCGACTTGAAGTCGCAACTTTCCATCGTTCGAATCAGCGAGCCGATTTTCTCGCCAGAGGAAGATTCCACAGGCTCGTCTCCTTCAAAACGCAGTTCAGATGTTTCTGCCGTTGATGCCCCGTCGCCAGCGTCCCTTGAGGCAGATCTGACACATTACAAGGTACGGAGAAAGCCGGCAATCCGGAAAGCTGCAGCCTTCTAACGTCATATAATAGGAACTGTTCTCGAAGCTGCGGTTTTCTTATGTCGAACAAGTGACAAAAGAGAAATTCTTACGTGCAATCGTAGGTGATCCGCCTCTTGTTGTGGGCCATAATGAGAACGTGGAGTTGGAAACACAATTGGCGGAGGTAAAGGCGGAGCTCAAGGCGCGTAAAGAGGAGGTTCGGTCAATGATagaggagatggaaaagaTGTCTCGGGATCTCGCGACTCGTAAGTCCACTCGAAGGTGATGCATGTTTTTTGTTCTTCGCCAGAGGTTAGGCGGAGTATGGCGTAAGAAAAGCTCTAACGCAGTCTCACCATATCAGGCTACAAGAATGTCCAGCTGCAAATGGCCGAACTGGCTACACTTCCTGAATCGATTGAAAATCTCGAGTCCACCATAGCCGCGTTACGGGCGAAGCAAGTTGCCAATTCGAACACGTCGTCATCGCAGAATCTCCCGCTTCCCGCAACGTTGTCCCTATTGGAGGAACGCGAGGCTGAACTTGCAGCACTTAACCGACAAATCGCCACAGCACAGAATGCTTTACCGCGAAAGACTCGAGAGGCTGAAACTATGGAGCGGGAgttaaatatactagagcGGCGCAAGTCAGAGGCTATAATGCAAGCGCGAGAGGCTcagagaaagaagcaagagGGCGAAAGCGACGGACTCGAAGAAGCAGGAAGATGGTACCGGAGTGCGGAAGAAGCATTGAAGAAACTCGTGGGGGTCGAAGGATAAGGAGCGTTTGTAATGATTTATGATGACTGACATATGGGGGTGGGGTTCGGCGTTCTGGCTTGCTTTAAACTTGCAGTACACAATACGATAAGGGGCTACGGTTATTTGATGATAAGATAATAGATCTAAGATGGAAGATTGGGTTTCGAAACTGAGCCGTGGGCTAGCTAATtgtaatatttttaaattcGTCAAAATGCAAGGTCGTACAACATTATACGCGATGCTGCAGTGACATCGAAGCCCCGTGGATATATTTGTCCGTAACGAAACCCGTCCATACTCCTATTTTTGATAATCtactcctcgtcctcctcagcctcgtcatcaccaccgccagcagcggcggcagccTTCTTGCGCTGGACACGACCGGGgcggccaccaccaaaggGAGAGGTGAGAGAGAAGTCGATGTGCTTCTGGGAGTCGAGGCGGACCATGTAGGAGGGGACGTTGACGATCTGCTTGCCAACACTATTTCAAATTTGTTAGAACTTCCAAACAGCAGTCTTCTTTAGGGTGTCTGCATACCGGATGTGGCGCTGCTTGATCAGGACACGGGCGTGGTGGATAGACTTGGCGAGACCAAGCTTGTACACGCAGGTCTGGAGACGACGCTCCAAGAAGTCCTCGACACGAAGGGCAAGGACGTAATCGAGCTTCATGCGGGACTCATCGAGCACACCGATGCGGACCAGACGGCGAATCAAAGCGTTACCTTCGAAAAGACGCTTGGGGTCCTTCTCGTCGAGGGTGAGCAGCTCACTAAATGTTCGAATTAGCCCTgtcttctcatcttcctcatgaAGACCCAATGGTCACATACCGAGCAGCACGACGAATCTTGGACAGGGTAAGCTGGACACGCCACACCTCACGCTTGTTGCGCAGGCCGTACTCGCCGACAACCTTCAGTTCCGAGTCACTAGTAAAACCAGGTTAGGAACATGAACACACGACATAAACAGAAGCACGCTTCTGATTAGTGGCCGGAGAGTACTAACAGACGAGCCGACTCGAAAGCTATACA
The nucleotide sequence above comes from Aspergillus puulaauensis MK2 DNA, chromosome 3, nearly complete sequence. Encoded proteins:
- a CDS encoding uncharacterized protein (COG:S;~EggNog:ENOG410PIDW;~InterPro:IPR009291), which codes for MSALNLPRSADAALAATALPDYVLDYAPLVWLHSEDQYRPSGFAEHLNHVVPEVDYNPIEDIQTPLTLDNLDQLNAAGNESVYLTSEEGIDADPQPDWIFGTDIDDNGQANDVSSIIVLNDHGEGDVDAFYFYFYSYNLGNTVLGMEFGNHVGDWEHNMIRFKDGTPQAIWYSQHASGQAFTYDATEKQGKRPVAYSGNGTHAVYSSTGGHDHTIPGVDLPVGFLVDQTDQGVLWDPTSGAYAYSYAADTQTFEAYDSSYPVKWLDFNGKWGDDALQGGPELFGQAKYSGGPNGPKFKNLQRDKQFNAELMSDIQFPGAYHYRPNTDASAFCKKLRQPGGDGEIDSSGHQVWMSPRTPGCKAASMPVSADGEFMQREKQGVG
- a CDS encoding uncharacterized protein (COG:Q;~EggNog:ENOG410PND2;~InterPro:IPR023389,IPR014980;~PFAM:PF08883), giving the protein MVVASNQIYNSQTLPIVLTNSSNFFSSFTLQMTDQFAFTYPSPLEGYANLEPLSEERNEDGKSLKNPQHGVLSKAYEEFPDPLAKDRRGGFDIHIYHFQNNPDQVAYAKALWERIRREFPELRIYTFWDKPIGPHPVAMFEVNLFTPAQFGAFIPWLVIQRGPLSVLIHPNSAPDEDQRNHTQRAVWMGDRIPLDLRIFKLIKEREKQQEAQAEAATKKGQGDKL
- a CDS encoding uncharacterized protein (COG:S;~EggNog:ENOG410PPHP), translating into MPAGLGKASGDPDNDDYVAQVLAREARDSSVKYSTVGMEAYRPPRRAGSAPKPNTRFLRHIINETDNHNAALKRKEERESRERMRQMRDQVPSSTPDDSRDHRSRRSHRTDDRGSRREREYRHDRHSSHRRRHRSRSTSADKTRPRTSRRERESRGRDDDRHRRSRRSHRYRSYSRSRSRSPRERDSGSHRRHRHGRRSVSRSRSPERRENRKDKDSSRRKEARTPRPEFRDKVSGNESDPLEDLVGPLPKEEAPLRSRGRGAYKPNMSNIDAHFAHDYDPSLDVQPDDNDAQTGNGPTRRPVAGLMTGEDDWELSLEALRDRARWKQKGEDRLREAGFNSDIVERWKSSSLAAAGNSDEMDNVKWSSKSEGREWDRGKFVDGDGHINVKASW
- a CDS encoding uncharacterized protein (COG:S;~EggNog:ENOG410PMYM;~InterPro:IPR037475;~go_component: GO:0031617 - NMS complex [Evidence IEA];~go_process: GO:0034501 - protein localization to kinetochore [Evidence IEA]), translating into MSELNAAQTRQQLQQLEKEHGDLKSQLSIVRISEPIFSPEEDSTGSSPSKRSSDVSAVDAPSPASLEADLTHYKELFSKLRFSYVEQVTKEKFLRAIVGDPPLVVGHNENVELETQLAEVKAELKARKEEVRSMIEEMEKMSRDLATRYKNVQLQMAELATLPESIENLESTIAALRAKQVANSNTSSSQNLPLPATLSLLEEREAELAALNRQIATAQNALPRKTREAETMERELNILERRKSEAIMQAREAQRKKQEGESDGLEEAGRWYRSAEEALKKLVGVEG
- the RPS9 gene encoding 40S ribosomal protein uS4 (COG:J;~EggNog:ENOG410PG10;~InterPro:IPR036986,IPR022801,IPR001912,IPR002942, IPR018079,IPR005710;~PFAM:PF00163,PF01479;~go_component: GO:0015935 - small ribosomal subunit [Evidence IEA];~go_function: GO:0003723 - RNA binding [Evidence IEA];~go_function: GO:0003735 - structural constituent of ribosome [Evidence IEA];~go_function: GO:0019843 - rRNA binding [Evidence IEA];~go_process: GO:0006412 - translation [Evidence IEA]), translating into MAPVPRVYSKTYKVPRRPFESARLDSELKVVGEYGLRNKREVWRVQLTLSKIRRAARELLTLDEKDPKRLFEGNALIRRLVRIGVLDESRMKLDYVLALRVEDFLERRLQTCVYKLGLAKSIHHARVLIKQRHIRVGKQIVNVPSYMVRLDSQKHIDFSLTSPFGGGRPGRVQRKKAAAAAGGGDDEAEEDEE